The nucleotide sequence AAAATCAAGTATTGATTCGGGCAAAAGCCACTTCCATTAACCCAATAGATTGGAAACTTCGTGAAGGGTACCTGAAGCAAATGTTTGACTGGGAGTTCCCGATCATCCTTGGTTGGGATGTTGCTGGGGTTATTGAAGCTGTGGGATCGAATGTAACGGATTGGAAAGTTGGCGATAAAGTATTCGCCCGTCCAGAGACAACCCGCTTCGGAACGTATGCAGAGTACACGATAGTAGATGAACATCTTTTAGCCAAAAAGCCTGCTTCTATTTCCTTTGAAGAAGCTGCGGCAGTTCCATTGGCTGGAATGACTGCATACCAAGGTTTGTTTGATCACGGCAAGCTAGAAAAAGGAGAAAAAGTACTGATTCATGCAGGGGCTGGTGGAGTTGGAACCTATGCCATTCAACTCGCGAAAGAAGCTGGAGCGTACGTGTACACAACTGCTAGTCCAAAAAACCACGAGCTTCTGAAATCCCTAGGTGCGGATGAAGTGATTGATTATCATACAACCAATGTTAAAGATGTGTTGCGTGATATCGACCTTGTATTAGATACAATCGGGGGTGAGACTCAAAATGAGAGTTTCGATGTCCTTAAAGAAAACACCAGTAGAATGATTTCTGTCGTTGGGGAGCCTGATCAGGAAAAAGCAAAGAAAAAGAATGTTGTAGCAAAAAGTATGTGGCTTAATCCAGAAGGAGAACAACTAAGTAAATTAGGGAAGTTATTAGAAGAAGGAAAAATGAAAAGTGTGATTGGTAGTACACATCCATTATCACAGCAGGGGGTTTATGATGCACATGTGTTGAGTGAAACGCATCATGCAGTAGGTAAGATTGTGATTACGGTTGAGTAATAGGAAATAGCATAAAAATTGAGAGACCAAATCCATTATGAATTGGTCTCTCAATTTTTATAAAGTGAATTTGGATTTAACCTATGAATCCCACCCAAAATAACATAAGAGATGTATGTATGAATAAACCCAGTGAAGCTGAGAAATTATGAAATTTATTAACAAGATTAAAAGGATGTCACAATTATCCAACCTAAGTCGTCTTGATTTATAAAATAGCAAACAGGAGGTTATTTTATGACTCAAAATTGGGACGTTATTATTGTTGGTGGAGGATTAGCAGGTTATGTTGCGGCGAATTATTTAGGTAAGAACAATCTATCTGTATTACTATTAGATAAAGGAAAAACAACTGGTGGGAGGGCTAAGACAAATAAAATAAATCAGCAATACTTTAATATTGGCCCGCACGCCCTCTATAAAAAAGGAAAAGCCCACTCTATTCTTGAAGAATTAGATATTACACTCCATGGAAAATCACCTAAGTTAGATGGAATCCTTTTGGAAAACAAAACGGAATTCGCTGCACCTTTTTCTCCTCTAGGACTTTTTTCTACAAATCTTTTGACTTGGAAAGAACGTATAGAATGGGGCACGGTATTGTGGAAATTGATGAATACAAATCCTGATAAGTTAGCAAACTTAACCTTTCATCAATGGGTTAAGGAAGTGACTAATTCTAAAAAGATAGAATCCTTACTATATACACTTGGTAGACTTGCAACCTATTGTCATGCTCCTGAAGTAATGAGTGCAAAAGTGACGGTATCGCATTTAAAAAATGCAATAGGAGGTGTACGTTATATAGACGGCGGTTGGCAAACGATCATTGATCAACTTCATAATCAAGCCATTCTTTCAGGCGTTCAGGTTCAACCAAGCACGCTTGTAAAACAAATTGAATCTGGGGAACGAAAGCCATTTAAACTGGTTTTATCCAATGATGAAGAAATCGTTGGAAAGTATGTGATTTATACAGGTGGTCCTCGCGAATGGAATGAGATGTTACTGGATGAAGGTTTACTTGAACATAATGGCTTTTTGGACGAAATATTGCCAATTAGGGGGGCAACCCTAGACGTTGCTTTAACAAAGCTTCCTAACCCTAAACACCTGTTTGCAATGGGCATCACGGACCCTCTTTATTATTCTGTACACTCCACTTATGCTCAGCTTTCTGACGATCCGACTAGTACCGTTCTGCATGTACTAAAATATCATCACCCAGACGATCATGTGGATGGATCAAGTGAAAAAATCAAACTTGAACAATTTTTAAGCGCCATACAGCCTGGGTGGCAGCAATATGTCATAACACAACGCTTTCTCCCAAACATTACCGTGAATCAACGATTACCCCAAGTAGGAGATGAGTCCAAGCTACAACGTTTTAAAACGCAAATAGCAGGACTATATTTTGCAGGAGACTGGGCTTCCCCCAACTACGTGTTGGCAGAAGGAGCAGTTAGCAGCGGAAAACAAGCAGCAGAGGATATTATAATAAAGCAAAAGGAGAGAAGATAGTGCAGATTACGAATGAAGAATATCAACAATTTAAACCTTTGTTATTTTCATTAGGTTATAGGTTGTTAGGTTCGGTAATGGATGCAGAAGATATCATGCAGGATACCTTTTTGAAAGCGTCCATGTTAGACGAACAGCAAATAGAAAATAAGAAGGCCTACCTTTGTAAAATGATGACAAATCGTTGCCTTGATGTATTAAAGTCCCCAACTAGACGAGATCAATATATAGGACCATGGAATCCTGAGCCACTAATACTAGAAGGATTGCCCACTGATGATCCCACGGAATTAATGATACAAAAAGAAGGATTAAGCATCGCATATTTACGCATGATGGAACATCTAACCCCCGATGAACGGGCAGTCCTTCTTCTAAGAGAAGTATTTGATTTCCCCTATTCCGAGATTGCTACCATGTTAGAAAAGCAAGCAGAAAACTGCAGAAAGATTTTTAGTAGGGCTAAGCAAAAGATTTCATCCGTGGAACATGAGAGCTTAAACTATGAAACGAATAAAACCATCGTTAACCGCTTTATTGAAGCGTTTCAGAAGCAGCATACGGACGTTTTGATAGAACTTATTTCAGAAAACGTTACACTGTTTTCAGATGGTGGTGGAAAAGTTAATGCCGCTGTACGTCCCATTTCACATTCAGCCAACGTATCTGCATTCTTATTTGGTATTTTAAAAAAAGTGCCGGAAGACTTTTATTTTGAAGTTCAAAATATTAATCATCAACCCGCCATCATGATGTATATGAACGGGGCATTACAAAGCATTCTTAGTTTTTATATTTACAAAGACAAAATTAACGAAATATATATAACTATGAATCCTGATAAATTGCCGCTTGTTAAAGCAACGTGATAGAAATATTTTTCATGGATGAGAGCTCCTATCCATCTTTTCACCGCGTTCCGAAATTGGAACCCAATTTGCTGTTAACTTTGTCACGTTTAAACTCCACGTTAACTGGTAAACTAGTAAAAAACATTAGATAGGAGCTAAACCATGTCTAGGACGGATTTATATAGTATAGGGGATCATTTATTGGGGCATTCTCCAACGCTGTTTTTGCCTTTTAAATAACTACACGGAACCGTATTACAAATAGTGATAAAACAGAGAGTAGAAGTTGTGATTGGAAAAGAAATTCTAAATAACTCGTACTCCCTCTTTTTCAAATATCTTTATACATACTTTGTTTAGAAGTATAATATCTTAAAATAAGTTTTAGGGGGGAGCCAAATGGAAAAATTCAACCAAGTAACGTGTGAGAAAAGATCATATTCCAGAGATTTTAAATCTCATCAACATGAATTTGGTCAATTTCTTTTTCCACTACAAGGCTCCTTAGATATAAAAACGAAGTGGCAAGAGTTAAATCTTAACTCTGATTACTGTTTTTATCTTCCACCAAAGTTGAATCATAACTACCGATCTAAAGACAGGAATGAATTTTTAATATTAGATATTCCAACACAATATTTGCCAGAAGATACTAGCAGCATGTATATAATGTTGGATAAACAATGGGCTTCTATCCGTTATTTACTATTAGAAGAGGCGAAGAGTCATGAAAATCCTTCCTCCTTAGTTGATTTGACTAGATATGTGACCAACAAACTACAAATCTCTAAACCTCCTTCTATTCAATATATTCATAAACACTTTAAGGAGCCCATAAGATTAGAAACTTTAGCGAAAATAGAACATTATCATCCAGTATATTATTCATCATGGTTTAAACAAAACACGGGGAAAAACCCTAGCGTGTATATAACCGAACTTCGATTGAGAGAGGCTAAGCATCTGTTAGCTTCA is from Radiobacillus kanasensis and encodes:
- a CDS encoding AraC family transcriptional regulator, translating into MEKFNQVTCEKRSYSRDFKSHQHEFGQFLFPLQGSLDIKTKWQELNLNSDYCFYLPPKLNHNYRSKDRNEFLILDIPTQYLPEDTSSMYIMLDKQWASIRYLLLEEAKSHENPSSLVDLTRYVTNKLQISKPPSIQYIHKHFKEPIRLETLAKIEHYHPVYYSSWFKQNTGKNPSVYITELRLREAKHLLASTVWSMTKISEELGFGNSSSFTRWFVRCEGMPPQKYRLLNDG
- a CDS encoding phytoene desaturase family protein translates to MTQNWDVIIVGGGLAGYVAANYLGKNNLSVLLLDKGKTTGGRAKTNKINQQYFNIGPHALYKKGKAHSILEELDITLHGKSPKLDGILLENKTEFAAPFSPLGLFSTNLLTWKERIEWGTVLWKLMNTNPDKLANLTFHQWVKEVTNSKKIESLLYTLGRLATYCHAPEVMSAKVTVSHLKNAIGGVRYIDGGWQTIIDQLHNQAILSGVQVQPSTLVKQIESGERKPFKLVLSNDEEIVGKYVIYTGGPREWNEMLLDEGLLEHNGFLDEILPIRGATLDVALTKLPNPKHLFAMGITDPLYYSVHSTYAQLSDDPTSTVLHVLKYHHPDDHVDGSSEKIKLEQFLSAIQPGWQQYVITQRFLPNITVNQRLPQVGDESKLQRFKTQIAGLYFAGDWASPNYVLAEGAVSSGKQAAEDIIIKQKERR
- a CDS encoding RNA polymerase sigma-70 factor — translated: MQITNEEYQQFKPLLFSLGYRLLGSVMDAEDIMQDTFLKASMLDEQQIENKKAYLCKMMTNRCLDVLKSPTRRDQYIGPWNPEPLILEGLPTDDPTELMIQKEGLSIAYLRMMEHLTPDERAVLLLREVFDFPYSEIATMLEKQAENCRKIFSRAKQKISSVEHESLNYETNKTIVNRFIEAFQKQHTDVLIELISENVTLFSDGGGKVNAAVRPISHSANVSAFLFGILKKVPEDFYFEVQNINHQPAIMMYMNGALQSILSFYIYKDKINEIYITMNPDKLPLVKAT
- a CDS encoding NADP-dependent oxidoreductase is translated as MQTRAVIINQYGSKEVLEDGTVTLPELGENQVLIRAKATSINPIDWKLREGYLKQMFDWEFPIILGWDVAGVIEAVGSNVTDWKVGDKVFARPETTRFGTYAEYTIVDEHLLAKKPASISFEEAAAVPLAGMTAYQGLFDHGKLEKGEKVLIHAGAGGVGTYAIQLAKEAGAYVYTTASPKNHELLKSLGADEVIDYHTTNVKDVLRDIDLVLDTIGGETQNESFDVLKENTSRMISVVGEPDQEKAKKKNVVAKSMWLNPEGEQLSKLGKLLEEGKMKSVIGSTHPLSQQGVYDAHVLSETHHAVGKIVITVE